CGCGGCCAAGTCTATTTTTACGATCAAAAGAATCCAATGGAGTAATTTTTGCTTTTTTTTGACGTAATGACTCTCACTACGTACACTTTACATGTAAACGAAATACTTGCTTAAATCAATAAACAGACTACTTCAATCTTTTTAAATCTCTATAAGCTTGTATACGCAATAATTGCATATGCAAATATTTGGAGTTCTCATGAAAGAAGCGGTTCACAACAGTGTCGGTTTTCGAATAGCTCGCACCGCCAATCGAATCAATCAAGCCATTACTACCCTTCTCAATGAAGAAGGCATTGCCCCCGAACAGCGCATTTTGCTTGAAATCTTAAGCTCTTGCGAAAAAGCGAACCAAACCACACTCGCTGCCATGCTCAACAAAAGTCCAACAACAGTCAGTCGCACGCTTGATTCATTGGAAAAAAAGGCGTTGATCATCAAAAAAGAGGTTTTAGGCGATAAACGTGCCAACCTCATCGAAGTCACAGCTGAGGGAAAAGCGATGTTAGAGCGCACCGAAGCCATCGTCAATGCTTTTCGCCAAAACTTATCAAACCTTTTTACCCCCGAAGAGAAACAAACCCTCTTTGCTCTTTTAGAAAAAATATCCTAAGGTCTCCCATGTTTTCACAGCACAAAAATGCGCTCGCGCAAAAGATAACCGCTTTTGCAACCTTTCTCGCGTTTATGGGAATGGGCGTCGTTGACCCCATTTTGCCTGATATTGCCAAACAACTCGGTGCTACGAATTGGCAAGTTGAACTTCTCTTTACCGCCTACATCATGATGATGGCGGTGATTATGATTCCTGCTGGTATGTTAGCCAGTCGTTTTGGCGATAAAAACGTTATGGCATTTGGACTCTTGGTTGTGGCGATTTCTGCCATGTTATGCTCCACGTCTGAGACTATTACTTCTTTAGCGCTCTTTCGCGCCGCATGGGGATACGGCAATGCGCACTTTTTTGCTACCGCACTCATTTTGCTGATTGCACTCTCGCCTGATTACCACAAAGCCATTGGTCTGTTTGAAGGCGCGATCGGATTTGGCATCGCTTCAGGGCCACTTTTAGGCGGATTTGTCGGGCAATTTTCATGGCGTTATCCTTTCTTAATCACAGGTTTTTTAAGCATTTTTGCTTTTGTATTAGTCCTCTTTTTTGTCAAAGAGCCTGCGGAGAAAAAAGCACATACACCAGCAGGTCTGGGTGCACTCAAAGCCCTCTTTTGCGATGCTAAATTTTTAAAAATCGCCATTGGAGCGATGTTTTACTACTACGCTTTTTTCGTTGTTTTAGCCTATTCGCCACTTGTGGTGCATATGACTCCGATTGAAATTGGACTGCTTTTTTTTGGGTGGGGATTGGCACTGGCATTGGGTTCCATTGTGCTCAGTACCCGTTTGGAGCGCCATTGGCGTGCGCAGAAAATTATTCCTGTCGTGCTTTTGTGTTTCAGTGCTGTTTTGATAGGACTTATGAGCGTTCATGCCCTCTGGATGATGGTTGTTCTCATCGTGCTGAGTGGTCTGCTCTCAGGCATCAATAACTCCTTGTTTACGACCTACGTGATGCAAAGTCGTTTTGAGCGAAACATTGTCTCGGGTGGATACAACTTTCTGCGTTGGGGAGGAGCGGCGATTGCGCCTATTGCTTCGGGATTGATTGGGGAGCATTTGGGAATGAGCGTACCTTATCTCGTTGCCGCACTGTGTACGCTCATTGCTTGTGCGCTCATTACCCATACAGGGGGAAAATACGTCTAATTGTGGATTGAAAATTGCTTAGCTTTAAAATAAAACGTGAATGGAACACACCATTGTCCGTTTTGCAGTGTCAATCAACCAAAGTCTCCACATCTTTACATGTAAGGAAAATAGATGCGTATTTATGGGATTTTAGTCATGTTTTTTGCTCTGTATTTGAACGCTGATATGAGCTATTTTGAGCGCGATGTCAATACCACACAACTGGAACAATGCAAAGCCTTTTTCACGCAAAAAAATGATCTCACGATCGTTCACCTTCAGAACGGGCAAACCCTAGCGCTTCAAGACGAATACGTGAACAGCGATCCCAAATTCAAAACGCTCCTCTACACACTCAAAGGCTGTTTTGCGAAAGAAAAATACCTTATTTACAGTGATTTTATGCCTGACATGGAGTCTTATTATGCGATTGATTTACGCGATGGCAAAGAGACACCGCTGAGTGGCATGCCCTATCTCTCTCCTTCGCGAACCTTCTTTGTCACCGAAGCCGAAGCCTCCCATCGCATCAGCGTTTATACGTTTGGCGATGAGCGAATTCTCAAAGTTTTTTCACACCGCTACCCCGATCAATGCGTGACACAAAACACGGTGTGGCTGGATGATCAAACCATCCGTTTTGAGCTGGAATGCGACGAAATGTTCGACACCGACACCAATACCACTAAAGCAGGTGCCAAAGAGAGTCTCAAGCTGATTTACAAAGACGGAAAATGGGAGATAACACAGCCTTAAGGCTTAAATTCTAAAACCAAGCTGTAACGTTCATAAAGAAGAGTATAATGGATACGAAAGGCTCTTAAATGAATGATCAGCAGCTTCTCACCCTTTTTATAGGGATTATCATGGTGTGCATGGTTATTATCGTCGCCGCTATTGTTTTTCTTACACTTAAACATATCACTGCCATGCACAAAGCAACCGCGTTTATCGCTCTAGGTCAAAATGAATTAAGCGGACTTTGCCAAAAAGCCACATTCATGCTAGACGATGTCAGCGACCTCACAGCGACGCTCGAAGAAAAAAGTCGTTTTTTAGCACAGAAAGCATCGGGAAGTATCGCTCAATTTTCCCATGTCACAACTGCCATCACACTCTTTTCACAGCTGTTTAGCAAAAATAAAAACTCAAAAGAGGACACAATGAATCAAAATCACTTACTCAGTTTCGCACTCGGTGCGACCATTACAGGAATTAGCGCGTATTATGTTTATAAAAACAAAGATGAGATCAGCAGTAAA
Above is a genomic segment from Sulfurospirillum halorespirans DSM 13726 containing:
- a CDS encoding MarR family winged helix-turn-helix transcriptional regulator → MKEAVHNSVGFRIARTANRINQAITTLLNEEGIAPEQRILLEILSSCEKANQTTLAAMLNKSPTTVSRTLDSLEKKALIIKKEVLGDKRANLIEVTAEGKAMLERTEAIVNAFRQNLSNLFTPEEKQTLFALLEKIS
- a CDS encoding MFS transporter, with product MFSQHKNALAQKITAFATFLAFMGMGVVDPILPDIAKQLGATNWQVELLFTAYIMMMAVIMIPAGMLASRFGDKNVMAFGLLVVAISAMLCSTSETITSLALFRAAWGYGNAHFFATALILLIALSPDYHKAIGLFEGAIGFGIASGPLLGGFVGQFSWRYPFLITGFLSIFAFVLVLFFVKEPAEKKAHTPAGLGALKALFCDAKFLKIAIGAMFYYYAFFVVLAYSPLVVHMTPIEIGLLFFGWGLALALGSIVLSTRLERHWRAQKIIPVVLLCFSAVLIGLMSVHALWMMVVLIVLSGLLSGINNSLFTTYVMQSRFERNIVSGGYNFLRWGGAAIAPIASGLIGEHLGMSVPYLVAALCTLIACALITHTGGKYV